In Candidatus Buchananbacteria bacterium, the DNA window TGCACTCGCTCAATGAGCAGTTTGATCCACAAATCAAACATCGTCAAACTGTTGATCTAGCAAAAGATTTTTTGGCGGCCGGACTTGATCCAAAAAAATGCACTATATTCACCCAATCACACATGTCCGAGCATAGTGAATTAGCCGTAATCCTTTCCAACGTTATTCCGGTTTCGTTTTTATTTCGCATGACCCAGTACAAAGACAAATCAACCGACCGAGCACAAGAAAATGTCAACGCCGGGCTACTGTTTTATCCTATCTTAATGGCAGCTGACATCCTGATGTACAAACCGACAAAAATTCCGGTTGGCGCAGATCAAACTCAGCACGTTGAACTGGCGCGCGATGCTGCTAAATTTTTTAATGCCAAATTTGGCCAGACATTTCCGGAACCTCAACCGCTTTATACTGAGGTGCCAAAAATCATGAGCCTACTTGAGCCCGACAAAAAAATGGCCAAGAGTTTGGGCGACAACCACTGTATCTATCTTGAAGATGAACCAGAAATTATTAAAAAGAAAATTAGCAAGGCAGTAACTGACACCGGCGACGGCAAAGGCCTTGGCGCGCAAAATCTGCTTGGTTTGGTAAAAATATTTAGTAACAAAAAAATATTTGAGCGCCTAACAGCCGATAAAAATGCTGGCAATCTTAAATACTCCGAACTCAAAGAACAACTAGCACAAGATATTGCTGATTACTTTTATGACTTTCGTGAAAAAAAGAAAAAAATTACTGATGCTCAGGCTGCAAAAGTCTTAACCCTGGGGTCCAAACGAGCTAAAAAAGTAGCGGCCAAAACCATGGAGGAAGTTCGCCAAAAGATTGGAATTGGCTAAATGTTTGAGGTCACGCTATTTTTAATTTCTTTTGTCGTCTTGACCGCCGGCACAGTCGCAATACTTCTGATCGGCGCCAGCGCTATTGTTATTTTTCTGGTTGGGGTGCCGTTTGTGCCAACACCTAAAAAAAATGTTACACTAATTATTAATCAGCTTAACCTGAAACCCGGCGAAGTATTCTATGATCTTGGTTGCGGCGATGGCCGATTTTTAATTGAGGCGGAAAAACGCGGCGCTAAAGCTTTGGGGTTTGAAATTTCTCCTTGGGCATACCTGCGAGCCCAAATCAATATTTTTCTACATCACAGTCAGGCCAAAGTACTATACAAAAATTTTTACCACGCTAACCTGAAAGATGCCGACGGCGTTTTTTGTTTTTTAATGGATGCAGTCATGCCAAAAGTTGAAAAAAAATTATTAGCTGAACTAAAGCCAGGTGGTCGCATCGTTTGTTACGGTTTTAAGCTTCCAACACTAACCCCTAATACCATTATTAATCTACAACCAAATAATCGTAATTCAAGTAGTATTTATTTATATGTCAAAAAATAATATGTCTAACCCCTTCGAAAATGCGATGAAGCAATTGGATCTTGCATCCAATATCATGAATAACAACGAAAAGCTTAAAAACCTACGAACTCCCAAAAACATCCTGGAAGCAGATTTAACGGTTACCATGGACGACGGATCAACGAAAACATTTAAAGCGTACCGGGTGCAACATAATAATTCCTGTGGACCATTTAAGGGTGGCATTCGCTTTCACCAAAATGTCACGCTTGATGAAGTTAAAGCCCTCGCTTTTTGGATGACTATTAAAACCTCCACAGTCGGCATTCCCATGGGCGGCGGC includes these proteins:
- a CDS encoding class I SAM-dependent methyltransferase; this encodes MFEVTLFLISFVVLTAGTVAILLIGASAIVIFLVGVPFVPTPKKNVTLIINQLNLKPGEVFYDLGCGDGRFLIEAEKRGAKALGFEISPWAYLRAQINIFLHHSQAKVLYKNFYHANLKDADGVFCFLMDAVMPKVEKKLLAELKPGGRIVCYGFKLPTLTPNTIINLQPNNRNSSSIYLYVKK
- the trpS gene encoding tryptophan--tRNA ligase, whose amino-acid sequence is MKEIILSGIRPTGKLHIGNYFGALKNFVELQNKYECYFFIADLHSLNEQFDPQIKHRQTVDLAKDFLAAGLDPKKCTIFTQSHMSEHSELAVILSNVIPVSFLFRMTQYKDKSTDRAQENVNAGLLFYPILMAADILMYKPTKIPVGADQTQHVELARDAAKFFNAKFGQTFPEPQPLYTEVPKIMSLLEPDKKMAKSLGDNHCIYLEDEPEIIKKKISKAVTDTGDGKGLGAQNLLGLVKIFSNKKIFERLTADKNAGNLKYSELKEQLAQDIADYFYDFREKKKKITDAQAAKVLTLGSKRAKKVAAKTMEEVRQKIGIG